GTTCTATTGTATTCGTATGAGAGAGCAGTCATTGTTACAGAGCTCTGCActgaaacacattttctttaatatttcaaAGTATCCAAATTTACATCAAGCATCTTGTATTAGTAATCCACACAAATTGTGTTTCACATCAGTCTGTGTATTCCCTGCGGATTTACCTTCGCTAAGATTTCTGATATAACGTGTTTAATGATGGAATTGTCATACCATTTGCGTTAACTTTTGCTGCCGTTTTTCCAATcggatattttctttttaaatgtctaCTTCTGTGTTCTCACAGCAAGTTTTTATCAATAGGAAATATATTTGCCGTTCATAATCTCTGAACGGATCCAATTTATAAAAACTAACAACTGTCCTGTTGATGCCAAGCTCATGTTCCTCTCCTGCATTGTATTGCTGTGGAGGAATCTTTAGAAGCAACACGGTAATAGTTTGTTGTTGTCTCAGGGCTGTTTGGTGGTGCCGGCGTAGGAAAGACTGTGTTGATCATGGAGCTGATCAATAACGTGGCCAAGGCCCATGGTGGTTACTCTGTGTTCGCTGGTGTCGGGGAGCGTACCCGTGAGGGAAATGACTTGTACCATGAGATGATTGAGTCTGGTGTCATCAACCTGAAGGACACCACCTCCAAGGTGGGGCTTGGAATGATCTAAAAAAATGGCACATCTAGCTTGGGAGTACTATAAGGATGGTCAGCTTATTTCAACTGTTTTCCTGGTAGGTGGCGCTGGTGTACGGACAGATGAACGAGCCCCCCGGTGCCCGTGCCAGAGTGGCTTTGACTGGGCTGACCGTGGCCGAGTACTTCCGTGACCAGGAGGGTCAGGACGTGCTGCTCTTTATTGACAACATCTTCCGTTTCACACAGGCTGGGTCTGAGGTCTGCAACGTTGCATGAAATACCTGTAGCATTGCTAACACACGTcacaaaaaggaaggtttttacaaataaaaatcctctCCTGCCCTCTCAGGTGTCTGCCCTGCTGGGTCGTATCCCCTCTGCTGTGGGTTACCAGCCCACTCTGGCCACTGACATGGGTACCATGCAGGAGAGAATCACCACCACCAAGAAGGGTTCAATCACATCTGTGCAGGTAACATGTTAACACCACACTATCTCAACCCTATATATTTGTCAATTGTGTTGCACAGAATTCTGCAACAATTGTTTGGCAAAGTTGACACTTCTCCCTAAAACTTGCTGAATATAattctgtacttgtcctctgcCTTCTAGTGGTGGACAAAAGTAATACAAGTGGCCTGGTTTATGCTGAAGTTGGATAGCTGCTATGAGTTTTCATAGTGTAGAAAGTCTTTGTTTGTGAGAGTTTTAAAAGGTGGGTTACGTTTCTCTTTAGGAACTGAGAAAAGATGGTGTTATCTTTTACCAACATGAGATGCAAGCACTTGCATCTCTTCCCATACACAGATGGAGTTGTCTCTTACAAAAGGAAACCCCatctacaaaagaaaaatgttttgggaTGCCTCTGTGCAAAGGACAACTATGTATCTAAATGGCAATGGTTGCAATATGTGTAATATAAAACatgcatgaaggtttttttttgtttgttttttttacctatgTAATTCATACTTTTTGCCTGGGAAAAATACAATAACATAAAACTCAAAATATAAAATTGACtacaaacaattttaaatcCAAGTGATTTTTAAGGCTTTCAACACAGTTCAGTTTTTAGGTCCTTCTTAAAAGCAGGGATCTTAATCTGCAGGGGGCGCTGTCTTGCAACCTTTGAGACGTCTTTGCTTTCACACCTGAGTCAAACAGTCCTTGGCAGGCCATGGCTCTGCAGAACCTGACATGCTCAGGAGATAAGTCACCTGttttattcaggtgtgttggactagGAATATGAGGACTGGATTTTGAGACCCTCAGAATTAATTCCTGATTGTGgtgttaaacaaaaataaaggcaactatTTTATACCTTGAACTTGAGGATGAACTAGATCTTTTAACATTGTAAGGCATCCATTTTTCTCTCTAGGCCATCTACGTGCCTGCTGACGACCTGACTGACCCTGCTCCAGCTACCACCTTCGCTCACTTGGATGCCACCACTGTACTGTCTCGTGCCATCGCCGAGTTGGGCATCTACCCCGCTGTCGACCCCCTGGACTCCACCTCCCGTATCATGGACCCCAACATCGTAGGAGCTGAGCATTATGACGTTGCCCGTGGTGTGCAGAAGATCCTTCAGGTTGGGGACTGTACTTTGTCATAATTTGAGACTTGTTGGGTATTTCCCCATAATAACCAGTTAGTCTTCTTACAGGACTACAAGTCCCTTCAGGACATCATTGCCATCCTGGGTATGGATGAGTTATCTGAGGAAGACAGACTGACTGTGGCCCGCGCTCGCAAAATCCAGCGTTTCCTGTCTCAGCCCTTCCAGGTGGCTGAGGTCTTCACAGGCCACTTGGGCAAACTGGTGCCCCTTAAAGAAACCATCAAGGGATTCAAGAGCATCCTTGGAGGCAAGTGTTAAAATGATCTGAACCATCTACTTTTAAGCTTAAATGGACACCATATAATGTTATATGTCAAATTTGTTATTCCAGGTGAATATGATAATCTGCCTGAGCAGGCCTTCTACATGGTTGGTCCCATCGAGGAAGTGGTCCAGAAAGCAGAGAGGCTGGCCGAGGAGCACTCATAAATATCTGATCATTCTGAGCAAAGAGGGGGAGAGGGTCCTGTGGTTAGGAGCACTTGGTTTGTAAAACATGTCAAAATACAAATGTCTTGTCAGCCTGAAGAAAGTTCTATTTAATGTTTCCAATGTAAGATGGAATAAATCACTGTCTTTACACAAACATTTGTCAACTGCATATTTCATAAGCTTTAGTTGTGATGGCATCCTGTTCCTAGTGAGGAATCCTTTTACTCTGACCACAAGATGGCGTACTTGAGCTGTGTTAAGCGTTGAGTTGTATTGCAGATTGTTACGTTTGGAAATAAAATGGACAAATAATTGGAAACTTGTTTGTCTCCCACTTTGAAGAGTTGTTGCTTCACATGGTGGAtagtaatgcattttattgtgatGCTTTAAAACGAGTTATTTGTAGAACTGAAAAATCCTGGATGACTAAATTTCAGTATAAGTTGGTATTTTAAAACACTAAGAGCAGAGTTTGCAATCTGAAAAGCAATGATTAATACTGATTCAGTAGGAGTTCTGAAGACTAAAGAGCTTTGGATGCAATGAGGATCCCTTTTAGTATCCTGCAGAAGTATTAAATTCTTAAACTTTCACATTATGACCACAAACATCAGGGAAGTTCATTGGAATTTAATGTGATAAACCAGCAGAgtggacaaaataaaaattttaaagacTTCTTGCAAATAGAAATGGGGTCAGGCAACCTTAGTCTAatagccctaaataaaatccaggctTAAGCCAACAAATTGGTAAATGAACTTCACCAGTATTTGGAAATGAGCAGCTTCATGGAGAACAAGGAGCACAGTAAAAAGGTAagggagaagtttaaagcagtgttgggttataaaacaaaatgtcattGATACTAATCAATCCATCTGAGAATTCAGAGAGAAAAGATGTCCAtccaaactgacaggctgggaagcta
This DNA window, taken from Girardinichthys multiradiatus isolate DD_20200921_A chromosome 24, DD_fGirMul_XY1, whole genome shotgun sequence, encodes the following:
- the atp5f1b gene encoding ATP synthase subunit beta, mitochondrial, which codes for MLGAVGRCCTGALQALKPGVQPLKALVGSPAVLSRRDYVAPAAAASAASGRIVAVIGAVVDVQFDEGLPPILNALEVAGRDSRLVLEVAQHLGESTVRTIAMDGTEGLVRGQKVLDTGAPIRIPVGPETLGRIMNVIGEPIDERGPISTKQTAPIHAEAPEFTDMSVEQEILVTGIKVVDLLAPYAKGGKIGLFGGAGVGKTVLIMELINNVAKAHGGYSVFAGVGERTREGNDLYHEMIESGVINLKDTTSKVALVYGQMNEPPGARARVALTGLTVAEYFRDQEGQDVLLFIDNIFRFTQAGSEVSALLGRIPSAVGYQPTLATDMGTMQERITTTKKGSITSVQAIYVPADDLTDPAPATTFAHLDATTVLSRAIAELGIYPAVDPLDSTSRIMDPNIVGAEHYDVARGVQKILQDYKSLQDIIAILGMDELSEEDRLTVARARKIQRFLSQPFQVAEVFTGHLGKLVPLKETIKGFKSILGGEYDNLPEQAFYMVGPIEEVVQKAERLAEEHS